The DNA sequence ATTGTATTACAAGCCAAAATTAATGCGCTAACATTGTAGACTTTCTGAAGTCTATCAATTAAAAACAAAACTGCTTCTAAAAGATATTCTGGGCTTTTTTCTCCATAAGGAAAATTTTGATTATCAGCAACATAAACATATTGGTACCCTTCTATTTTTCTTTTAATATATTTAAAATAAGAAAGTCCCCCAATTCCTGAATCAAAAACAATTATTACTTCTTTGAAATTTTTCATTACAAAATAATAATTACCCCTAAAAGTTAAAGTATAAATATTAACAAAGTTAATTTCAAGAATTAAAATAATAAAAATTGTTAAATGGTTTCTTTTAAAAAAAGTTTTAAGCTATAATAAAATTGATTTAGAAATATATTAATAAGTATTTAGGGTGATAAATAAAATGTTTGCAAGTATTAAAGATATTTTAGAAAATCCAATTCCAAACAGCAATGTTACAATAAACGGCTGGATTAGAACCAAAAGAAGTAATGGTAAGATTGGATTTATAGAAATTAATGACGGCTCAACACTTAAAGGAATTCAAGCTGTAATAAACGAAGAAGAAAATCAATTTGATGAAAAGGATCTAAAAAAATTAACAACAGGGACAAGTATATCATTAACAGGCTTACTAGTGAAAAGCCCTGCAAAAGGACAAAATTACGAAATAAAAACAGATAATTTTGATATAATCGGAGAATCAAATCAAGAAACTTACCCGCTACAAAAAAAAAGACATACTTTTGAATTTTTAAGAGAAATTCCCCATTTAAGAATAAGAACCAACACATTTGGAGCTATTGCTAGGGTAAGAAATAAAATTTCATACAAAATTCATGAATATTTTCAAAAAAATGGTTTTTTTTATATTAATACACCAATAATCACATCAAATGATGGAGAAGGTGCTGGAGAAATGTTTAGAGTCTCCACACTAAAATTTAATACCCCAGCTAATGAATCCAACAATATTGATTTTAAAAACGATTTTTTTGGAAAAGAAGCTTTTCTCTCTGTCACCGGACAATTGCACGGAGAAGCATATGCAATGGCTTTAACTAAAATATATACATTCGGTCCAACATTTAGAGCAGAAAATTCCAACACTACACGTCACGCTTCAGAATTTTGGATGATAGAACCTGAAATGGCTTTTTACAAACTTGATGACAATATTAGACTAGCAGAAGATCTCTTGAAATATCTTTTAAGTTCAATCTTAAACGAATGCTCACAAGATATGGATTTTTTAGAAAACTACATTGAAAAAGGTTTAATTAAAAAGCTAGAAACCGTAATAAATTCAAATTTTGAGGTTATTACCTATACTAAAGCAATTGAAATTCTTGAAAGCTCAAAAAAAAATTTTGAAATAAAACCTTACTGGGGAATAGATCTGCAAACAGATCATGAGAGATACTTAACAGAAGAGACTTTCAAAAAACCAGTAGTAGTCATTGACTATCCAAAAAATTTTAAAGCATTTTATATGAAAATAAACAAAGACAACAAAACCGTTAAAGGAATGGACGTGCTTGTTCCAAGAATTGGAGAGATTATAGGAGGAAGTGAAAGAGAAGATGACTTACAAAAATTAGAAAATAGAATAAAAGAATTAAATCTAAACATTGAGCATCTAAACTGGTATCTTGATCTAAGAAGATTTGGATCTGCTCCTCATTCTGGCTTTGGACTTGGACTTGAAAGATTGGTGCAATATTCAACAGGAATATCTAATATAAGAGATTCAATACCATTCCCAAGAACTCCTAAAAATCTTTATTTTTAATCAAACTAAAGGAAAAGGAAATGATATTCTCAAAAATATATAAATTAATGCCACTTTTTCTTTTTGTAACGACATTATTTCCAATAAAAGATAAAGAATTAAGCAATAAATTAGAATTATTTTCAAATGTCGAAACAAGCATCAAAAAAAATCCTAAGACTTACAATAAAAATTCAAATTCTCAAAAAGAATCGATTTTTAAAAAAGATACAAATTCCAATATATACATACAAAAATCAAAAAAAATTAATTACCCTAACAAAAATTTAAGCAACAACACCAATCAAAAAAGTGCAAACAAGTCCGATAGACACTTCTTCTTTGCAACAAATAGTTATGTTAAAGTTTATCCTAGACACCAAAATGATACCTTTGAAGCCATAAAAAATACTAATAAATTCCCAGTTAAAACCGAAAAAACTCATGCACTAATAGGCCCAATATTAAAAGACAATCTGGGAATAATAATTAAAATGTTACAAACAAAAGGATACACCACAATAGAATATATAGAAAACAATAATTAAGATTTCTTTTTTGCCAAAAATTTTAAAACTTCACTAAGCTCATCATCTATATATTGAAAACTATTTTTATATTCATTTTCATGCAAACCTATTAACTCATGATTTCCATAATGAATCCAAGTATTTAATTCCTCTTGGTTAGAATATTTATTAACATAATAATCAGGAACATAATCTACAAAACCATGATTCTTATAATCATAAACTGCTATTCTAACATTTTTATTCTCTATACCCTTTTTTAAAACTTCTCCTCGCAAATAAACAATAGTACGACCTGTATCAAAAATATCATCAACAAATAACACTTTATCACCTGCTCTTAGATATTTTGGATCATAAGTCCATCCATCTATCATTATCTCTTTTTGCTCATTGAGAATATCATAAGATCTAGCAACAACAGCAGCATATAGAAGGGGTTTGTCTACTTTCACAAATTTAAAAAATTCACTAATAATATTGCCAAGATAGGCTCCCCCTCTTAAAGAGACATACATAATATCTGGAATAAATCCATCTTTATAAATTTTATAAGCAAGCTTAAAACCATTAATTCTTATCTCTTCATAAGAAACATATTTTTTCATAATTCAAACTTATCCCTTCTTAACAACAATAAATTTTATTTAATCAAAATGTTTTACTTGCAAGATAGTAACATAAATCTTTGTACAAAAGATACTATAACCTAAAATAAAGCGCAAAAAAGGGCTAAGATCAGCTCTTAACCCAAAAACAAAATTTACTAAAATGAAATATCAAAAGAATCGTTTCCTCTTAAAATTTTATAAGTATTTTTTCCAATCTCAAGAGCATCATAAAATTCTCTTAAATTAGAAACACTTTTTGAATTTACAGAAATAATTACATCTCCCGATTTCATCTTAATATTTGATGCTGAATTTTTATCAATATAATCGACAACAACACCTTTAATCCAATTTCTTAAATTCAGCTGAGTTTTAATTTCCTCAACTAATGGATACACCACAAAACCTGGAAGCATTTTTGAAGAAGAGAGTTCTTTGTCCTTAGGTCTAACAGCAAGAACAATATTAATATTTTTTTTAACACTGCCTCTTAAAATTTCCACATTTACTTTCTCACCAGCATAAAAATCACTGATGTATGATGTAACATCCTGGAAAATACTCATAGGAACCCCATTAACCTTCATAATAATATCCCCCGCTCTAAGCCCTGACTTAATAGCAGGCGAGCCTGGATAAAGAGAAGCAATAATCGCGGCTGAAACATCATCGCCTTTAGATCCCAAGCTTTTTAACACTTCAGAATCCCTTGTTTTTAAAGGGTAAAAAGAAATTCCAAGCCACGCTGATTCAATTTTCTTACCCTTAAGAAAAAAATCTACAGTACTTTTAATGTTGTTAACAGGAATTGCAAAACCTAACCCAATATTTCCACCAGAATTTGATGCTATCCAAGCATTAATCCCAATAACTTCGCCTTTTATGTTTACGAGAGGGCCACCCGAATTACCTCTATTGATTGCAGCATCAGTTTGAATAAATAAATTCCTTGATTGTAAATTAGGATTTGCAGAACGTTGCAATCCACTTACAATGCCTGCTGTAACTGTAAAACTAAATTGAAAAGGACTGCCTACAGCCATAACCCAATCGCCTATTTCAAGCTTATCACTATCTCCAAGATCAGCTACTTGAATAGTTGAATCCTCACTTTCAAAACTAATAAGAGCAATATCTTTTTTTTCATCCTTGCCAATTAACTTGGCTTTATGCTTTTTCTTATCATAAGATACAACTTCAAGTTCAATCGCCTTATCTACTACATGACTATTTGTAACCACATAAAATAATGATTTTTTTTTGGAATCTCTACCAATTATTACTCCAGATCCCGCCCAATTGCTTTTTCTCTCAGAATCAAATTCTGGCATATCAAAAAAGAAAAATGGAATAGGAAAACTCTGCTTAATTACCCCTGTTGCATGAACTTCTACAGATGATGGTAAAATTTTTTTGGAAACTTCTCTAAAAGAATCTTGTAAGGCCTGCACTGTATTGCCCTTTTCTTCTGCAAAGACAATGTTGCTTCTATTATAATCTAAATAATGCATTCCAATAAAAAACCCAATACTCAAAGCCAAAAAACTGAGAATAAATCCAGAAAAAAACTTTTTTTCCACTTTTATAACCTCCACATAATTACTTTATTTTATAAATAATATTTGATTAATTTAAAATTTAAACTTCACTTAAAATTAAAGGCAATCCATCTACAACTGCAACAGTATGTTCAAAATGTGCAGAATAACTTAGATCAGATGCAAAAACAGTCCAACCATCATTTTTTATTGAAACTTCATGCCCCCTTAAGTTTACCATAGGCTCAATAGCCAAAACCATACCCTCCTGAATTCTAATGTTTTTAAAAAACGGAGCATAATAATTGGGAACGCTTGGTTCTTCATGAAGTTGAAATCCAACACCATGACCTGTATATTCTCTAACTATTCCAAAGCCAAACGGTTTTATATATCCTTCTATTGCTTTTGATATATCTAAAATTCTATTCCCTACTTTCATCTCAGCAATACCTTTGTAAAGAGAGGCACTTGTGACTTCTAAAAGCTTTTCAATACTAGAATCCACACTTCCCACTTTAAAAGTTTTTGCCATATCGCTATAAAATCCATCAAGAATGACTCCACAATCAACACTAATAATATCCCCATAAGCTAGCTTTCTCTTGCCAGGAATACCGTGGATAACCTCTTCATTAACAGATGCACAAATAGTACCTTTAAACCCATGATACCCTTTAAAAGCGGGTTTAGCTCTATTTTTAATAATAAAATCATAAGCTATCAAATCAAGTTCCTTGGTGCTAATACCAGGAACAATATTTCTTTCGACTTCTAACAAAGTAAGTGCTAACAGTCTTGCTGAAGCTTTTATTTTTTCAATTTCATCTCTAGATTTTAATCTCAGTTTAGTCAAAATTTAAATTCCTTTCTCTAAGCGTATCTATCATATTTTTATAAAGCTTTCCTTCATCGGTTTCGTAAAAAGAATAAGAAGCCAAAATAGACTCTTTCCCTTTTTCCATTTCTCCCAAATAAAGATAATTAATTCCTTGTTTTAAGTGAATTTTTGATACAAACTCACGCTCATAATGAGTATTAGAATCTTTATCATAAAAACTACTAGGCAATAAAGATATTCCTTTATTAAAATATCTCTCTGCTTCCTTATAATCCTTTTCAAAAAAGCTTAAAACTCCAAGATTATAATTAACTCCAAACACATATTTTTGAAATTTATTGTCAAAAATTACTCTTTTTGAATTAACAAAATCTCTTTTAAGAAAATAATAATAAAATTTATAAAAATCATACCAATATTGTTTGTTTTCAGAAAAATTATAAATTTTAAAAAATAAATCTAAATCCTTTAAATCCGAATAAAGCAACAAATTCCAAGCCAAAAACTGAGCAATATTAGAATCGTACTCTGTCTTGTAAAATAATCGCCACAAATAAGATTTCTTTGCTTCATACTCAGCGTTTGAATAATTTAACGCAAAATAAATTTTAAAAAATAAAGGATCTTCTTTGTAATTAGCTATAATTTCATTAGCTTTAACATAATTTTTAATTCTAAAATATATATTTGCCAAATAATAACTTATCGCCTTATTGTCTTTAAACACTTCATTAGCCTTATTTAAATAAGAAATTGCTCTTTTAGGGTCATTCTCATTATTAGCTATAAGTGCAAGATTTAAATAAACAAGAACATTGTAATCAGGGAATTTTGTATAAAGTTTTAAATATTCATTCTTAGCATTTTTAATATCCCCTTTCCTAAAATAAGCATCAGCAAGTAAAAAAAGCAAAGTGGGATCATCTTTATTTTCAATGAACTTAAGATTGGAAATTGTAAAATCCAAATCATTAAGATTGTATGAAATATATGCAAGCTCTTTGGAAAAATCTTTGTCCTCTTTAATTTTAAAAAGTATACGCTTAGCAGCATCTAT is a window from the Borreliella chilensis genome containing:
- a CDS encoding phosphoribosyl transferase, with the translated sequence MKKYVSYEEIRINGFKLAYKIYKDGFIPDIMYVSLRGGAYLGNIISEFFKFVKVDKPLLYAAVVARSYDILNEQKEIMIDGWTYDPKYLRAGDKVLFVDDIFDTGRTIVYLRGEVLKKGIENKNVRIAVYDYKNHGFVDYVPDYYVNKYSNQEELNTWIHYGNHELIGLHENEYKNSFQYIDDELSEVLKFLAKKKS
- a CDS encoding asparaginyl-tRNA synthetase; the protein is MFASIKDILENPIPNSNVTINGWIRTKRSNGKIGFIEINDGSTLKGIQAVINEEENQFDEKDLKKLTTGTSISLTGLLVKSPAKGQNYEIKTDNFDIIGESNQETYPLQKKRHTFEFLREIPHLRIRTNTFGAIARVRNKISYKIHEYFQKNGFFYINTPIITSNDGEGAGEMFRVSTLKFNTPANESNNIDFKNDFFGKEAFLSVTGQLHGEAYAMALTKIYTFGPTFRAENSNTTRHASEFWMIEPEMAFYKLDDNIRLAEDLLKYLLSSILNECSQDMDFLENYIEKGLIKKLETVINSNFEVITYTKAIEILESSKKNFEIKPYWGIDLQTDHERYLTEETFKKPVVVIDYPKNFKAFYMKINKDNKTVKGMDVLVPRIGEIIGGSEREDDLQKLENRIKELNLNIEHLNWYLDLRRFGSAPHSGFGLGLERLVQYSTGISNIRDSIPFPRTPKNLYF
- a CDS encoding serine protease; translation: MEKKFFSGFILSFLALSIGFFIGMHYLDYNRSNIVFAEEKGNTVQALQDSFREVSKKILPSSVEVHATGVIKQSFPIPFFFFDMPEFDSERKSNWAGSGVIIGRDSKKKSLFYVVTNSHVVDKAIELEVVSYDKKKHKAKLIGKDEKKDIALISFESEDSTIQVADLGDSDKLEIGDWVMAVGSPFQFSFTVTAGIVSGLQRSANPNLQSRNLFIQTDAAINRGNSGGPLVNIKGEVIGINAWIASNSGGNIGLGFAIPVNNIKSTVDFFLKGKKIESAWLGISFYPLKTRDSEVLKSLGSKGDDVSAAIIASLYPGSPAIKSGLRAGDIIMKVNGVPMSIFQDVTSYISDFYAGEKVNVEILRGSVKKNINIVLAVRPKDKELSSSKMLPGFVVYPLVEEIKTQLNLRNWIKGVVVDYIDKNSASNIKMKSGDVIISVNSKSVSNLREFYDALEIGKNTYKILRGNDSFDISF
- a CDS encoding methionine aminopeptidase; translation: MTKLRLKSRDEIEKIKASARLLALTLLEVERNIVPGISTKELDLIAYDFIIKNRAKPAFKGYHGFKGTICASVNEEVIHGIPGKRKLAYGDIISVDCGVILDGFYSDMAKTFKVGSVDSSIEKLLEVTSASLYKGIAEMKVGNRILDISKAIEGYIKPFGFGIVREYTGHGVGFQLHEEPSVPNYYAPFFKNIRIQEGMVLAIEPMVNLRGHEVSIKNDGWTVFASDLSYSAHFEHTVAVVDGLPLILSEV